From the genome of Cytophagales bacterium WSM2-2:
TTCTTCCAATACACTTTCCCGAATTCCGTAAAGATCAACAGATAGTTGTGTGCCTGGGCTACAAACAGGTGCTCCGTAAAATCGTCTTCTTTTGTAGCAGCAGCTTTCGAACCGATACCACCCCTGCCCTGTGTTCTGTATTCTGACAAGGAGGTCCGCTTTACGTACCCCTGGTTAGAGATAGTGATCACCATTTCTTCGTTGGGGATCATGTCTTCCACCGTGATATCTTCTTCGCTATGTACGATCTGCGTTCTGCGCGCATCGCCATAACGTTCTTTCATCTCGGTCAATTCACCTTTGATGATATTCATACGAACGGTTTCGCTTCCTAAAATTTCGTTCAGGCGTCCGATCAATTCTTTTACTTCCTTGTATTCGTTCTGAATCTTCTCGCGCTCAAGGCCTGTGAGGCGTTGCAAACGCATTTCCAAAATTGCTTTCGCCTGGATTTCCGAAAGCTGGAAATTTTCCATCAACCCTGTTTTGGCAATATCCGGATCTTTCGAACTACGGATTAAAGCGATCACTTCATCCAGGTGATCCAGTGCTATGAGGTAACCTTCCAAAATGTGAGCCCGCTTCTCTGCCTCGTCCAGTTCGAATTTGGTTCTGCGCACAACCACTTCATGACGATGATCAACGAAGTGAACAATCAGGTCTTTCAGGTTCAATGTTAGCGGACGGCCTTTGACCAGCGCGACATTGTTTACCCCAAAAGAAGATTGCAGTTGTGTGTATTTGAAAAGGTTGTTAAGTACGATATTCGGAATCGCATCTTTCTTCAAATCATAAACCACACGGAAGCCTTCGCGGTCAGACTCATCGCGCATGTCGCTGATGCCTTCGATTTTCTTTTCATTGATAAGCGTAGCCGTACGCTCGATCATTTGCGCCTTGTTTACCTGGTAAGGGATTTCTGTGGCAATGATCTGTTCTTTGCCATTGGCATTGGTTACAATATCCGCTTTTGCACGAATGATAATTCTTCCTCTTCCGGTAAGGAATGCTTCTTGAATACCCTGATAGCCGTAGATTATACCTCCGGTAGGGAAATCCGGGGCCAGAACGATTTTCATCAGTTCAGGTATCGTAATTTCACGATTGTCGATGTAAGCGACAATTCCATCTACAACTTCGCTCAGGTTATGTGGCGGCATGTTCGTAGCCATTCCAACGGCAATACCTGACGAACCATTGATCAGTAAGTTCGGAACTTTGGCCGGTAATACCGTAGGCTCAGAGTTCTGGTCATCATATGTTGGTTGAAAATCAACCGTATTTTTGTTGATGTCTGATAAAAGTTCTTCAGCAATTCTGCGAAGACGTGCTTCAGTATAACGCATGGCGGCTGGTGGATCTCCGTCCACGGAACCAAAATTACCCTGGCCATCTACCAGCATGTAGCGCATGCTCCAGTCTTGTGCCATACGCACCATGGTATCATAGATAGAAGCATCACCGTGCGGGTGATACTTACCCATTACATCACCGACAATACGTGCTGATTTCTTGTATGGGCGATTATAGTTTACGCCCAATTCGAGCATGCCGTAGAGCACTCTCCTGTGCACCGGTTTGAGACCATCACGTACGTCAGGCAAGGCACGCGAAATGATGACCGACATCGAATAATCGATGTACGCGCCACGCATTTCGTCTTCAATATTGATAGGAATTATGTTCTGTCTTTCGAGGGAATCTCCGGTGTTTTCTGCCACAGTAAAATGAATTAAAAACGAATGAAATTTTGAACAGCCAAGGTAAGGAAAAACAGCGGAATTGGCCCTAAAAAAGACGGTTTTTAGGGCTTAAAAAGAGGAAAAAAAGAGGGATCAATCTTTGACGCAGCGTACCGCAAAACCGAAGCCTTTGTAGTTGTTACCACTACCGACATTTGGGCTGTATCCAAGCACTTCCCAGCACATGGCTTCCCGTTCATTGAAGTCGTTAGAACTCCACCAGTATCCGTTTTTTCCGAAATCAGCAAACTCGCCTACAACGTACCTCAATCCGCCCGGACGGACTGTCAAACCACTGCTGTTGTTACCGTTAGCGAGCCACCCATCATTACTTTTGACTGTCATACCAGCCTTGTCATCTCCTAAAGTTTCAACAAGAGCTTTCCAATCTTCATCCTGCGTCACATGCCATCCCTTAGGGGCCAGGCCTCGGGCATCGCTGACCGCATACCAGTTATAAAGCTTTCCATAGATCTTCCCTTTTGTCGTATCACCTTTGTAGTAACACCAGGCAGGCTGTTTACTGTCAGAGGCTTTTTGCCATTCCTCAGGAGTTTTGGCCTCCGGAATCGCATCGCCATTGGAGAACCTGGAAACATTCAGGTTTTTAGCTATCCAGATTTTATTACCGATCGTCACCACCGCTGCGTCAGCGGTGCCATAACCATAATCCAAAGGAGCTTTATTTTCGGGGACAGGATTTATTTCCTTCTTAGACACCAATGTTTTTTTAGCGTCATTCTCCTTGTCCTTGACAACTGAGTTCGAGTTCGCAGGCTTGTTTGTATTTGGTTGTGGCTGATTGTTTGTTACCTGCGTGAAATAGAATTCTCCTCCAAGTGAATTATCGACAACCGATGGAAGTTGCCGTCCTTCTGATTCGTCATTAACATCGCGCTTTACTTTTCGGAGCATGTCGCTGATGTTCAAATTAGGTTCATTGATGTACTTCAGAAGTTTTGAAGTAAAGAGACCGTTGGTCCCGGTTCCATCACTGGCCACTGTGCCAGGTTGAGTCGCAAAGACTACGATTGATCCTTTCGGTGATTCGACATTGGCAAGTCCTTTGACGATGTCTCTGCTAAAGCTGGTGAAGTTGTTGGTGCGACAGGCATCCAGGAGGAAAATATTCAAATTGTCGTTAGTGGAATTCAAAGCTGACATCACGAGGTTCATTTTCACGCACTGATCATCAAGATCGCCCGGAAGCTGAAGTGAAGCCGTTGCCGGAATGAGATAGTTCTCTCCTTCATGCTGTGTTCCGTGTCCGGCATAGTAAATAATCCCGATCGCGCCTGAACTTTGTGACATGGTATTGTAATACCTCGTTATTGCGTCTTTGATCTGCTTCTTAGTTTTCGGATCAATGAGCGTTTCCACTTTAAAGCCTTTTGCCTTCAACACATTCGACATATCCGTAGCGTCTTTAATCGAATGGCGCAACGGTGGCACTCCGGTATAGTTCTGAACCCCGATCACCAGAGCAACTCGACTAGTCGGTTGTTGTGCTTTTACTACCAACCCCAATAGGGTCAATAGAAACAGGTATGTCAATCTTTTTTTCATTCTAATATGAAGTTAATTCTAAAACCAGATTAGCGCAATGCCTTCAAATAGCTGTCAAAATTTTTCCTTTACACTCACCAAAACCGATCCGTACACCCTCCTTTTCAGCATGTCCGCGGATGATTACGGTATCTCCATCAAGTAAAAATTTCCGCTCACTGCCATCGGCCAGATGCAAGGGACGCTGACCGTTCCAGGCTAACTCCAGCATCGAGCCATAAGACCCCGGTGATGGACCACTAATCGTGCCACTTGCATACATATCGCCCACCTGGATATTACAGCCGTTTACCGTGTGATGAGCTAATTGCTGAGCCATACTCCAGTACATATATTTAAAGTTTGACCGGCTGACAGTGATGGCCTCCGACTTTTCTGGTTGAATCAATACCTCCAAAGCGATGTCAAAGTTTTTATCGGTTTCTACAGAAAGATAGGGCAGCACGTGAGGAAATTGCTCGGGACCTTTAACGCGGAAAGGCTCCAATGCATCCAATGTGACAATCCATGGGGAAATGGTTGAGCCGAAATTTTTGGCCAGGAAAGGACCTAGTGGAACATATTCCCATGTTTGAATGTCGCGGGCACTCCAATCATTAAAAAGTACAAGCCCAAAAATATTGTCTTCAGCCTCTTTGGTCGTAATGTGGGAGCCGAGTTTTGTTTCGATGCAGGTGATGAAAGCTACCTCAAGCTCAAAATCCATTTTTTGAGTAGGGCAGAAAACGGGAAGCTCAGCATCGGGAGGCTTGATTTGTCCCTTCGGGCGGTGGATAGCCGTACCCGACACAACGATTGACGAAGCGCGGCCATGATAGCCAACCGGTAAATGTTTCCAGTTGGGAAGCAAAGCATTTTTCGGATCACGAAACATTGTGCCTACATTGGTGGCGTGCTCCTCACTGCTATAGAAATCGGTATAGTTGGGAATGCGAACCGGCATCATCGTCTGTACCTCATTCATCGGAACGAGAGCGATTTCACAGGCTGCCTTGTTCGACTTCAATTCATCATTATCGTGCTGCAGCAATTCCGAGATTCGCTCGCGTACGGCACGGCCTTTCTTTTTTCCAAGCGCCAAAAAATCATTCAGGTATTTCTGATTAAAAATCCCAGGTGGCAATCCTAATGAGTCAAGGAAGCCGTTCTCATGCAGGTACACCAGGTCAAGCACATGATTGCCAATGGCCACACCTGCCACAGGAGACAAATACTTGGTTTTGAAAATCCCAAAGGGCAGATTCTGAATAGGAAAATCAGAGCCTGCAGGGACTTCGACCCAGCTCTTTAACCGGGGACTGTTCGCTTTTATCTCCATAAAAAAAAGAATGCACGAAATTATGCATTCTTTTCAATACGAAAGTGGAAACCCGGTTACTCGCCCCAGTACTTCCAGCCGATCAGGCGGGCCTGTTCAACACGGGCTACGCTGAGTTGATATTGAAATTGAATCTGGTTCAATAATATCCGTTGAAGGTTTGAAGACGCATTGAGTAAATCCAAATGAGTAGCTACGCCCTGACGATATCTCGATTGAGCAAGTGTCAATGCTTCACGAGCATATTTCACCTGGCTTTCTGAATTTTTAATTCGCTCTTCATTCGAAGTAAGATCGGACTGAACCTGTGCCATATCTCTCTTCAGGTTGTTTTCAACTGTCTTTGCTGCCAATTGGTTTGCCTGCAGTGTCGATTGGGCAACCCGGATGTTCTGACCTATTTTTCCCTGGGAATAAATCGGGACACTCAAATTCACGCCAAGTGCGTAGTTAAAGATAAGCGGATTAATATCGGGCTGGTAACCGTTCTTGTAACCGGTACCACCTACAAAAGTCAAGAGCGGATATCGGCTGTTCTGTGCATACTTCAACTCCATCTCGCTGGCCAATGTGTGTTGTGTTGCCAGTCGGAGATCGAAATTATTCTGCTTTGCATAATCGGTAACTGCTCCGTCTGTGAATGAAGGGAAATCGAAATCCACGCCTGCCGGTTCCCCAGATACACCCGACACATACTCCATCAACGCTTTTTGCTTCTGCAATGAATTGACGAAATCCACTTTGCGATTCCCCTCAATATCAATATTGCTTTGAATATTGGTGAGATCGATTTGAAGTGCATCACCTCGTTTGATCCTATTCTCGATGATTTTCTTATTCTCATTAAGGAAAGCAAGGATTGAGTCTTCCACGGCAATGGCCTTCTTGAGATAGATCATAGAGTAATAAACCGAGGCCACCTGTGCAGCGACTTGTGCTTTGGCCTGATCGATGGTCGTGGTAGCGCTTTGCAAGTCAGTCTTTGCTTTTGCGATCTGTGCATTCGTCTTTCCAAAATCCCAGATAGGCTGTGTCACCGAAAGATTGAAGTTATAGTTGTCGTTAGGTTGGAACTTGAATTCACCTCCACCAAACGATGCTTTGCTTAGAGGCGTTACATAGGTATAAGAGCCTGTACCCGAAATGATCGGATAATAGTTGCTTCGGGCCAGATCTACGCGCTGCGCAGAAATTTCAGATGCTTTTTGCAACTCCTGAATTCGGGGAAAGTATGTGAATGACTGGGTGATCAACGATTTCAGTTCGTTGTTGACCTGCGCTTTCGCGAATGAGCAAATCACCAGGAAAGCTGCGATAAATATTTTTTTCATAGTTCTTAGTTCGTATTTCTTAAATCGTACTTCGTAGTTCTTAAATCAATGACTCTCCTCTGATACCTTCTGCAACGTGGCTTTGTCTACTTTCTTTGTGCGGAGCAGAAACATGAAGGGGATCACGCAAATGAAGAACAGCCCAAGCAGTTGGAAGCAATCCGCATAAGCCATTAAAAATCCTTGTTTCGTGACTGCCAAATCGAGAACCTTGTAGCTAAACTCCGTTGCCTGTCCACTGCTTATCCCTGCATTGATTGCACCGGCTTGTGTCTGCGCCAGACGCTGAATCAGCAGCGGATCGGAACTTTGAAGATTACTCACCAGGTCAGCGCGATGAACGGCATACCGTTGAGACACATACGTGTTCATTACGGCAATTCCGAACGCTCCTCCCAATTGTCTCAACATGTTCGTCAATGCAATTCCACTTGGCATTTCCTGTGGCGCAAGACCTACCACTGCCTGGTTGATCAAGGGCACCGTAAGACAAGCTGTTCCTATCCCCCTGAACACCTGCGGCCAGAAGAAATAAGGAAGGCCTACATCCGGAGTTACAAAAGAGGAGCTGAACCCGTGCAGGATAAAAAACACAAACCCGATCACCACAAAAACTAAAGGAGGTGTTCCCGCACCAAGTCTGCGTCCGACAATAGGCATACAAACAATCGCGGCTATCGCGCTCGGCACAAGACCGAAACCTGCATCGGTTGGAGTATATCCCAGGATGCGCTGCACCAATACTGGAAAAATAAATATCGAACCAAACATACCGAAACCAACAGCAAAGGTGAGCACGTTACTTGCCCAAAGGTTTCTTCGTTTCATCACACTCAGATGAATCATTGGCTTCTCGCCAGTTAACTCCCGGTAGACGAAAGCTATCAAACCGAAAGCACCAAGGAAGCTCAGCAATAAAATGGTTCGGTCTTCAAACCAATCATCTGACTGGCCGCGCTCAAGTACATACTGAAGGCACCCTACACCCAACGCCAGAAAGGAGATCCCAAGGAAATCAATAGCCGGTTTTTCACGGTTTGGATTTTTCTCCTCTGCCGTTCTTCTGATGTAGCGAAGGGTAAGCACTGTAGCCACAATCCCAAAAGGAATGTTGATGTAAAAAATTAATGGCCATGAATAGTTGTCTACAATAATTCCTCCGAGTATCGGGCCGATTGTTGGTCCGAGTACGATCCCCATTCCAAACATCGCTGCAGCCATCGGGCGTTTGGCGGGCTCAAATGCATCGAATAAAATCCCTTGTGAAGTGGAGAGTAGCGCGCCACCACCCATTCCCTGGATAAATCTCCAGATAACGAGTGTCGTAAGGCTTCCTGCCTGACCGCACATATACGAGGCAAACGTAAAGATCAAAATCGAAGCGATGTAGTATTTCTTACGACCAAAGAGTTTAGCGAAAAATCCCGTGAGCGGAATAATGATTACGTTAGCAATAGCATACGCAGTCACCACCCATGACGTGTCTTCAATCGTAGCGCCCAGGTTTCCGCTGATGTCCGACAATGCCACGTTTACGATGGAGATGTCGATCAACTCCATGATGGCAGCCGATATCGTGGTGATCACGATGATGGCTCGCGCAAAGCCGGTGGGCAATGAAGAAGGCGAAGCTTCTGACATACTACTTTATTTTTACGTCAACCTCTACGCTCAGACCTGCTTTCAAAATATCCTTGTACTTCGACTCGTCTTCGAGTTCAATTTTCACCGGCACCCGCTGTGTAATTTTTACAAAATTGCCGGTAGCATTGTCGGGAGGAAGAAGTGAAAACTTGGAGCCGGTCGCCAAACTGAATGAGGCAATCTTTCCTTTGATCTCCACATCCGGATAACCGTCGAGTTTTACTTCGACTTCCTGGCCTACTTTCATTTTTCCCAATTGTGTTTCTTTAAAATTGGCTACGATCCAGAATTTATCTCCATTCACTACGGTCATCAGGGGTTGGCCCGGTTGAACGTACTGTCCCACTTCAAGATTTCTTTTTCCAATGCGGCCCCCAACAGGTGCATATACATTGCAATAGGTTAGACGGAGTTTTGTCAAATCGAGAGCAGCGACACGTGTTTCAACGGTTGCCTGCGCCTTGCGAATCTGGGCTTCAGAGGTAACTACCTGTGAGTTGGCAAAAACGACTTGCTTTTGATTAGCCGTGTATTGCTTCTGTGTCGATTCCAGATTATTGCGGCTGTCATCAAGTTGTTTTTGTGTGATGGCTCCATCCTTGAACAAGCCTTCATCACGCTTCAGGTCATCGGCAGCTTTTTGCATACGTGTCTTCTGAACATCTTCATTGGCTTGCGCCACCTGCTTGCTGGCTACACTATTATTAAGCTGTGCCTGGTTGTTGGCCAAATCGGCTTTTGCATTGGCTAAATCCGTCTCGGCTTGCAAAACAGCCAGAGTGTATTCCCTGTCATCGATCGAGATCAGCAGTTGGTCCTTGCCTACTTCGCTGTAATCAGTTACAGAAAGGGAGTCTATGAAACCCGCCAGCCGGCTAACCACCGGAATAGCGTTTGTTTCTATTTGCGCATTGTCCGTAGACTCGTAACTCATACGATGTAAAATGGTGCGAACACCAAAATAACCGAGTACCAAAAGCACGGGAATTATAATAAACGGTGCTTTGTTTTTTTTCTTGGGGGTAGTTTCGTTGGATTCCATAATATCGCTGTTAACGGCACAAAAGTAAACTGAGTTGACTAATTAGTCAATAAAGTTGACTATTATTTTTTTATGAAGTATCTTTGGCGTAAAATGGTAAAAGATGGCTCTTGATCGAAAATTACAGGATCCCGAATACGTACGGATGTACGGTTGGAGTAAAATCGTTGCTCATTTAAAAAAGCAAATGGACCATTGGGCCGTTGATGCCATCACTAAAAACGGGTTTAAAGATTTCAAGCTTGCTTATATGCCGGTGATCATGAACATCGACAAGGATGGTACCCGGAATAACGACCTGGCTGTTTGTGCTAAAATGACCAAGCAGGCCATGAGCAAAATCGTTAAAGAACTGCAGAAAAAAGGATACATCTCGGCTAAAACCGATCCTAAGGATAAACGCGGGGTTATTTTTTCATTAACAGCCAGGGGAAATGATTTCCTGATGGGCGCCCGTGCCTACGTCAGCGAACTGATGAATGACTACAGGAGGGAGTTTGGAAAGAAGAACTTTGACGAATTGATGAGCAGGCTCATTAATATAATAGAATACAACGATCGGAAGCTGAATGGCTGAAGTCGTGTTTCCCCCGGCTTTCGCTACCCGAATGCAAGAAAAGATGCAGGGTGAATGGCAGGATTTCGTTCTCGCACATCAGATCCCTTCTCCCACCAGCATTCGAATCAATCCAAAAAAAACCAGTGCCAGAGATCTTGAAAAAATCCTCTGGACAGATTTCGGATACTATCTCCCCGAACGACCATCGTTCACATTTGACCCGGTATTCCATGGAGGCGCCTACTACGTACAAGAGGCCAGCTCTATGTTTATAGAGCAAGCTTTAAAGCAAACGGTTGACTTGTCGCAACCACTCCGTATTCTTGATTTGTGTGCTGCTCCAGGCGGTAAGTCAACACACTTGCTAAGCCTCATCAACAATCAATCGTTGCTGGTGGCTAATGAAACGATCCGGACACGTGCTACCATTCTGGCCGAGAATATTTGCAAATGGGGAAATATCAACGCGGTGGTCACCAACAGCGACCCGGAAGATTTTCAAGGTCTCAACGGGTTCTTTGATGTAATCCTGGTGGATGCTCCCTGTTCGGGTGAAGGCCTGTTTCGCAAAGATGCTGCTGCGACCTTGGAGTGGTCGGAAGAAAATGCGCGGCTATGTTCACTAAGACAGCAGCGAATTCTCAACCACATCTGGCCTGCTCTTAGAGAAAATGGGATTTTGATCTATTGCACCTGCACGTACAATCAAGAGGAGAATTTGCAAAACCTGGTCCCCTTTGTCTCAGGCAACAAGGCCACTGGTAGGAAACTAAATATTGAAAAATACCCTGGCATTACAGAGATCAGCAGCGGTGGAGTTTTTGGCTATCAGTTCTATCCGCAAAAAATCAAAGGCGAGGGGTTCTTCATTTCTGTATTGCAGAAAACGGAACAGGAAGAGGCTCTTGGAATTCATGGGAAGAGACAAGTGGATTCCGTGTCAAAAAAAATGAATGAACGGCTCGTCAGCTGGGTAAAGGATTCGGAGGAAGTAGAGTTTACCGTTCATAACGATCTTGTGCTGGCGCTGCCAAAGCATTTCATGAACGAAATTGATTTCCTTTCCAGAAAGGTCAGGGTTATACAGAAAGGCACGGCCGTTGCAACCATGAAACACGACAAGCTCGTACCTGAACAGGCTTTTGCACTCTCCAACGAGATTAGCAGAGAAAACTTTAACTCGATC
Proteins encoded in this window:
- the gyrA gene encoding DNA gyrase subunit A, translating into MAENTGDSLERQNIIPINIEDEMRGAYIDYSMSVIISRALPDVRDGLKPVHRRVLYGMLELGVNYNRPYKKSARIVGDVMGKYHPHGDASIYDTMVRMAQDWSMRYMLVDGQGNFGSVDGDPPAAMRYTEARLRRIAEELLSDINKNTVDFQPTYDDQNSEPTVLPAKVPNLLINGSSGIAVGMATNMPPHNLSEVVDGIVAYIDNREITIPELMKIVLAPDFPTGGIIYGYQGIQEAFLTGRGRIIIRAKADIVTNANGKEQIIATEIPYQVNKAQMIERTATLINEKKIEGISDMRDESDREGFRVVYDLKKDAIPNIVLNNLFKYTQLQSSFGVNNVALVKGRPLTLNLKDLIVHFVDHRHEVVVRRTKFELDEAEKRAHILEGYLIALDHLDEVIALIRSSKDPDIAKTGLMENFQLSEIQAKAILEMRLQRLTGLEREKIQNEYKEVKELIGRLNEILGSETVRMNIIKGELTEMKERYGDARRTQIVHSEEDITVEDMIPNEEMVITISNQGYVKRTSLSEYRTQGRGGIGSKAAATKEDDFTEHLFVAQAHNYLLIFTEFGKVYWKKVYEIPEGNKTSKGRAIQNLLNIESGDTVRAVLNLKNLDDQEYLNNTFVILCTEKGIIKKTSLEAYSRPRANGITAITVHEGDRLLDAALTNGKNHIIIAKSEGKAVHFSEEDVRPMGRTAAGVKGATLENDEDKVIGMVCISREDANLLVVSEKGYGKRSDIGDYRITHRGGKGVKTINVTDKTGKLVAIKEVVDQDDLMIINKSGISIRIKVEELRVMGRATQGVRLIKLNEDDAISSVEKIQKMEGENDVPENGQSQEENGTSEETQN
- the fahA gene encoding fumarylacetoacetase, yielding MEIKANSPRLKSWVEVPAGSDFPIQNLPFGIFKTKYLSPVAGVAIGNHVLDLVYLHENGFLDSLGLPPGIFNQKYLNDFLALGKKKGRAVRERISELLQHDNDELKSNKAACEIALVPMNEVQTMMPVRIPNYTDFYSSEEHATNVGTMFRDPKNALLPNWKHLPVGYHGRASSIVVSGTAIHRPKGQIKPPDAELPVFCPTQKMDFELEVAFITCIETKLGSHITTKEAEDNIFGLVLFNDWSARDIQTWEYVPLGPFLAKNFGSTISPWIVTLDALEPFRVKGPEQFPHVLPYLSVETDKNFDIALEVLIQPEKSEAITVSRSNFKYMYWSMAQQLAHHTVNGCNIQVGDMYASGTISGPSPGSYGSMLELAWNGQRPLHLADGSERKFLLDGDTVIIRGHAEKEGVRIGFGECKGKILTAI
- a CDS encoding protein CyaE: MKKIFIAAFLVICSFAKAQVNNELKSLITQSFTYFPRIQELQKASEISAQRVDLARSNYYPIISGTGSYTYVTPLSKASFGGGEFKFQPNDNYNFNLSVTQPIWDFGKTNAQIAKAKTDLQSATTTIDQAKAQVAAQVASVYYSMIYLKKAIAVEDSILAFLNENKKIIENRIKRGDALQIDLTNIQSNIDIEGNRKVDFVNSLQKQKALMEYVSGVSGEPAGVDFDFPSFTDGAVTDYAKQNNFDLRLATQHTLASEMELKYAQNSRYPLLTFVGGTGYKNGYQPDINPLIFNYALGVNLSVPIYSQGKIGQNIRVAQSTLQANQLAAKTVENNLKRDMAQVQSDLTSNEERIKNSESQVKYAREALTLAQSRYRQGVATHLDLLNASSNLQRILLNQIQFQYQLSVARVEQARLIGWKYWGE
- a CDS encoding MFS transporter gives rise to the protein MSEASPSSLPTGFARAIIVITTISAAIMELIDISIVNVALSDISGNLGATIEDTSWVVTAYAIANVIIIPLTGFFAKLFGRKKYYIASILIFTFASYMCGQAGSLTTLVIWRFIQGMGGGALLSTSQGILFDAFEPAKRPMAAAMFGMGIVLGPTIGPILGGIIVDNYSWPLIFYINIPFGIVATVLTLRYIRRTAEEKNPNREKPAIDFLGISFLALGVGCLQYVLERGQSDDWFEDRTILLLSFLGAFGLIAFVYRELTGEKPMIHLSVMKRRNLWASNVLTFAVGFGMFGSIFIFPVLVQRILGYTPTDAGFGLVPSAIAAIVCMPIVGRRLGAGTPPLVFVVIGFVFFILHGFSSSFVTPDVGLPYFFWPQVFRGIGTACLTVPLINQAVVGLAPQEMPSGIALTNMLRQLGGAFGIAVMNTYVSQRYAVHRADLVSNLQSSDPLLIQRLAQTQAGAINAGISSGQATEFSYKVLDLAVTKQGFLMAYADCFQLLGLFFICVIPFMFLLRTKKVDKATLQKVSEESH
- a CDS encoding secretion protein HlyD; amino-acid sequence: MESNETTPKKKNKAPFIIIPVLLVLGYFGVRTILHRMSYESTDNAQIETNAIPVVSRLAGFIDSLSVTDYSEVGKDQLLISIDDREYTLAVLQAETDLANAKADLANNQAQLNNSVASKQVAQANEDVQKTRMQKAADDLKRDEGLFKDGAITQKQLDDSRNNLESTQKQYTANQKQVVFANSQVVTSEAQIRKAQATVETRVAALDLTKLRLTYCNVYAPVGGRIGKRNLEVGQYVQPGQPLMTVVNGDKFWIVANFKETQLGKMKVGQEVEVKLDGYPDVEIKGKIASFSLATGSKFSLLPPDNATGNFVKITQRVPVKIELEDESKYKDILKAGLSVEVDVKIK
- a CDS encoding rRNA cytosine-C5-methyltransferase; translation: MAEVVFPPAFATRMQEKMQGEWQDFVLAHQIPSPTSIRINPKKTSARDLEKILWTDFGYYLPERPSFTFDPVFHGGAYYVQEASSMFIEQALKQTVDLSQPLRILDLCAAPGGKSTHLLSLINNQSLLVANETIRTRATILAENICKWGNINAVVTNSDPEDFQGLNGFFDVILVDAPCSGEGLFRKDAAATLEWSEENARLCSLRQQRILNHIWPALRENGILIYCTCTYNQEENLQNLVPFVSGNKATGRKLNIEKYPGITEISSGGVFGYQFYPQKIKGEGFFISVLQKTEQEEALGIHGKRQVDSVSKKMNERLVSWVKDSEEVEFTVHNDLVLALPKHFMNEIDFLSRKVRVIQKGTAVATMKHDKLVPEQAFALSNEISRENFNSIELSHDQAIAYLRKDNLRLETATTGFALVTHQGTALGWVNQLPNRTNNLYPPGWRIRS